The following coding sequences lie in one Takifugu rubripes chromosome 8, fTakRub1.2, whole genome shotgun sequence genomic window:
- the spag17 gene encoding sperm-associated antigen 17 isoform X3 translates to MPPKQKKAPAKKSKAVEPAGSSKNTDSGLANVLFEEDSWRACVSLVVGSGPAEEALSRCLISAVQQPIRRHFALLTWDGVLDKLCEFGNVKGKKVETLPPFYEHSAVAESAKALLDAAQDVPCELLAKVVKCLLLQLKRQDQQNRQSQQVKCQDSKAEEDDVDTETSEKKTKLKRRGHVAVATVMDRPEDGPQLYVLLCGFYRPLLIAALDAVGVHVSTVIRLCSEDSERQERCQGDGQPAETEAEAELARKLDLFWSELVPVLNSGSAKSRLPDVVQLSYTVQIHSPEAELETGIRIFGGVANLLYDCLEWRRQHQHYLNNIRLIEVPDWPRLPPQQAEVHTPCVGLQVEPGQNRTSGDGASPAAGREDGLKKAAPATPRSKKKADSEEAAPQLKAEELVPPAEVDMRRYRNLLDQVPPESCSVGLILHCMLEQVLTSSQSSPEPSERPAASWLDDAVTVFMLRRFLPQSSSPEERSSMLRRLLPPGPSAADRKRLREMFEAGPAQKNGEQPLIIRHHDDSARRFRGVDAAEEFSPERVEQAMARLHPLCRSTQFRGQRGEGAPCWRSIRQHLRHHCADDAASWPEVQRFLHRSVFESMPLTTPDPDGVLQRRPALLGPAAPVLPWDDPPSFADLQLKNKRAQGQTCAAEDPDNTEVAPGRGPELELADIQSCRLRCLSAWCFTEQHEAAVLSQVLQAAWDQFCCLDTFTGRLNNIVYVFCHDPTGPQRHSKEFWEVGLHTDVRFRNYLEHVADTISDWTREEEEKREAAKVQHLCPAEDLQTQEKEEPIIREGSLKAWKLEQEQLQQDEEKSKKPKNGPKGKQQQEAGKQADSKKSNLSAGHKRGTANVEKGPEAAPPVGQSAELHPGEEPVSSFIGLSTGGMLIRVSGGVQHLRPADGGVVTVENIRYVEASQLLKVVVRKDGHRFCTHIDRDGAARVQLENPEQQSSECLIRREVKLGSFTALLHSGVQMSYSFYGPTGQSPGDVPGTPPRTSAADLGPLSSETHGDIRPSESQRSQHPFSGLNLSVPNGLLVQFRREVAQGVSPQHQGVAVKQCFPLHGAGTAAPLPDLFLSEETFRIITSTGDVIRALRDGSTQVLFADGSVRSSSDSAPACDPDPEVVKGSKEPDQKAEELSSAATPTQRGSWITTTPRGERTHTGGSTHKRLADLLVIEATDPGTDEVMLTREDQVVMVQKPDGSQAVEHADGTRITTWYQDRPADAPAASVKQTEKTTPTSGGELTPSPTPSPTPGPTPGPTQDSVPSEDFKKSEEDVSQPGDGGTTQSNREKVVSVEKEGCATVLMIPERGVAQVVLADGSVVTGTSQGTFEVSPSNGGQLKIHGDGTCAYTSSGPAGGATVYRMSHTHRVACDITDPQGNHFQVTENGDSSVCLGSREQEAVQEQQSQQEHLPRLFLVHVDGSGLELLSSPTVEEEFHQARSDPAVALLKEPLPDSGGFGITVLRPARRSLWSQWTVGKRLPEIAPPNLRNRSWADFPRTENKTPGPGFGTTFGKEASGAPRRPIRSCPDVLEMRELCEHRPLGSVDRDALDARLMEYIEALMSRTQRLEEMEVKEPGAALETLGTTEASWPSAAAGPAFARTPSEVAALYDQGLAAAQRHGGARDASSRAAAGRTSGWPERLRRHRQELSQHQTLRAALRDKSFVPYFHPENLPLYQNLVQPTPSAEPSPVRRSETSGVFLPQQSCESRGRDSGYGLLFRPAFDLRLFSAAPRPSIPAPPQSDSGTAGSDRKCERSLSDAATQTSGLVNGAGGFLSAPACPSVGASSPHYKSVYVDVTGKPRSTRVRLPASVLSSAGHFEPNQKFLTVEEPVKRRCRPVSLSRAQGALRSFQLFPSTVDFGTLAEGSSASVTVRMKNVGVDLCRFQVKQPPLKTGLRVLYTPGPVPAGLHVDLQLQLLATAADASGASQTRIHHDLLIQTELEILYLPVTATICLQAPSDQEALPFRT, encoded by the exons ATGCCGCCAAAGCAAAAAAAGGCTCCAGCCAAAAAGTCCAAAGCTGTCGAGCCCGCGGGGAGCAGCAAGAACACGGATTCTGGCCTCGCCAATGTCCTGTTCGAGGAG GACTCGTGGCGGGCCTGCGTCTCCCTGGTGGTTGGCAGCGGTCCGGCCGAGGAGGCGCTGAGCCGCTGTCTGATCTCGGCCGTGCAGCAGCCGATCCGGCGACACTTCGCCCTGCTGACCTGGGACGGCGTGCTGGACAAG CTGTGCGAGTTTGGGAACGTCAAAGGGAAAAAAGTGGAGACTCTTCCGCCGTTCTACGAG CACTCAGCGGTGGCGGAATCAGCCAAAGCGCTGCTGGATGCGGCGCAGGACGTCCCCTGTGAGCTGCTGGCCAAGGTGGTGAAgtgtctgctgctccagctcaaACGCCAGGACCAGCAGAACCGCCAGAGCCAGCAGGTGAAG TGTCAGGACAGTAAAGCTGAGGAGGACGATGTGGACACGGAGACGAGTGAGAAGAAGACCAAGCTGAAGCGTCGGGGCCACGTCGCCGTGGCGACCGTCATGG ATCGACCTGAAGACGGGCCTCAGCTCTACGTCCTGCTCTGTGGGTTCTACCGGCCCCTCCTCATCGCAGCACTGGACGCTGTGGGAGTCCACGTCTCCACCGTCATCCGACTGTGTTCCGAGGACTCAGAACGGCAAGAGCGTTGCCAGGGCGACGGCCAGCCTGCAG AGacggaggcggaggcggagctGGCCAGGAAGCTGGATCTCTTCTGGTCTGAGCTGGTGCCTGTTCTGAACAGCGGCTCAGCAAAGTCCAGACTCCCGGACGTGGTCCAGCTCAGCTACACCGTCCAGATTCACAGCCCGGAGGCCGAG CTGGAGACGGGAATCCGCATCTTTGGGGGCGTGGCCAACCTCCTGTACGACTGCCTGGAGTGGCGCCGGCAACATCAGCACTACCTGAACAACATCCGGCTCATCGAGGTTCCGGACTGGCCCAGGCTGCCCCCGCAGCAGGCAGAGGTACACACGCCTTGTGTTGGTCTCCAGGTGGAACCGGGCCAGAACCGCACCAGCGGTGATGGTGCTTCCCCGGCTGCAGGGAGGGAAGACGGGCTGAAAAAG GCGGCGCCAGCGACGCCCCGCTCCAAGAAGAAGGCGGACAGTGAGGAAGCGGCGCCACAGCTCA AGGCCGAGGAGCTGGTTCCCCCCGCTGAGGTGGACATGCGTCGCTATAGAAACCTGCTGGACCAGGTCCCTCCCGAGTCCTGCTCCGTGGGGCTGATCCTGCACTGCATGCTGgaacag gtgctcACCTCCTCCCAATCGTCTCCTGAACCGTCCGAGCGTCCAGCTGCGTCCTGGTTGGACGACGCCGTGACCGTCTTCATGCTGCGGCGTTTTCTCCcgcagagcagcagccctgaggagcggagcagcatgCTGAGGCGCCTGCTGCCCCCAGGACCCagcgctgcagacaggaag AGGCTCAGAGAGATGTTTGAGGCTGGACCGGCCCAGAAGAACGGCGAGCAGCCTCTGATCATCAGGCACCACGACGACTCGGCTCGCCGCTTCAGGGGCGTCGAC GCAGCGGAGGAGTTCAGTCCGGAGCGGGTCGAGCAGGCCATGGCCAGGCTGCACCCGCTGTGCCGCTCCACCCAGTTCCGCGGTCAGCGGGGGgagggcgccccctgctggaggagcaTCAGGCAGCATTTACGGCATCACTGCGCTGACG ATGCTGCGTCATGGCCAGAGGTGCAGCGCTTCCTTCATCGGAGCGTGTTCGAAAGCATGCCGCTGACCACTCCGGACCCCGACGGCGTGCTGCAGAGGCGTCCTGCCCTGCTGGGACCAGCAGCCCCAGTGCTGCCCTGGGACGACCCGCCGTCCTTCGCCGACCTGCAGCTGAAGAACAAACGGGCTCAAG GTCAGACGTGCGCTGCTGAGGACCCCGACAACACGGAG GTGGCGCCTGGGAGGGGTCCTGAGCTGGAGCTGGCTGACATCCAGAGCTGCAGGCTCAGGTGTTTGTCCGCCTGGTGCTTCACGGAGCAGCACGAGGCTGCTGTCCTCTCACAG GTGCTGCAGGCGGCCTGGGACCAGTTCTGCTGTTTGGACACGTTCACAGGACGCCTCAACAACATCGTCTATGTCTTCTGTCACGACCCAACGGGTCCGCAGCGCCACAGCAAGGAATTCTGGGAAGTGGGCCTTCACACAGATGTTAGATTCAG GAATTACCTGGAACATGTGGCAGACACCATTTCTGACTGGacaagggaggaagaggagaaaagagaggctGCAAAGGTCCAACACCTCTGTCCTGCTGAAG ACCTGCAGActcaggagaaggaggagccgaTCATCCGAGAAGGTTCTCTCAAA GCCTGGAAGTTGGAGCAGGAACAActgcagcaggatgaggagaagagcaaGAAGCCGAAAAACGGCCCCAAaggcaaacagcagcaggaggcgggGAAGCAGGCAGACAGCAAAAAAAGCAATTTATCAGCAGGTCACAAGAGAGGAACTGCAAATGTTGAGAAGGGTCCCGaggcagcgccccctgtggggCAAAGTGCAGAACTGCACCCAGGAGAGGAGCCCGTCAGC AGTTTCATCGGCTTGAGCACCGGCGGAATGTTGATCCGCGTGTCCGGTGGCGTGCAGCACCTGCGTCCTGCAGACGGAGGAGTCGTCACCGTGGAGAACATCAGATATGTTGAAG CTTCCCAGCTGCTGAAAGTGGTCGTGAGGAAGGACGGCCATCGCTTCTGCACGCACATCGACCGAGACGGCGCCGCCCGAGTCCAACTGGAAAACCCAGAACAACAAAGCAGCG AGTGTCTGATCAGAAGAGAAGTGAAGCTGGGTTCTTTCACAGCACTGTTGCACAGCGGCGTCCAAATGTCCTACAGCTTCTACGGGCCGACGGGACAATCGCCAG GTGATGTTCCTGGAACGCCTCCTCGGACCAGCGCAGCAGATCTGGGTCCACTTTCCTCTGAGACACACGGAGACATCAGACCTTCAGAATCACAG AGATCCCAACATCCgttcagtggcctcaacctctCTGTTCCCAACGGTCTGCTAGTGCAGTTCCGGCGGGAGGTCGCACAAG GAGTGTCCCCGCAGCACCAGGGGGTGGCGGTGAAACAGTGCTTTCCTCTGCATggagcaggaacagcagctccGCTCCCGGACTTGTTCCTCTCCGAAGAAACGTTCCGCATCATCACCAGCACCGGAGATGTGATCCGGGCCCTGAGGGACGGGTCCACTCAG GTTCTGTTTGCAGACGGTTCGGTCAGGTCCAGCTCAGATTCTGCTCCAGCGTGTGACCCTGATCCTGAGGTGGTGAAAGGGAGTAAAGAACCGGATCAGAAGGCAGaag aactgAGCTCGGCCGCGACGCCGACCCAGAGAGGCAGTTGGATAACTACGACTCCTCGAGGAGAACGGACCCACACGGGGGGGAGCACGCACAAACGGCTGGCGGACCTCCTCGTCATCGAGGCGACGGACCCGGGGACCGATGAG GTGATGCTGACCCGTGAAGATCAGGTGGTTATGGTTCAGAAGCCAGACGGATCTCAAGCTGTAGAACATGCAGACGGAACCAGAATCACCACCTGGTACCAGGACAGACCAGCAGATGCCCCAGCAGCCTCAG TGAAGCAGACTGAGAAGACGACGCCCACGTCAGGGGGCGAGCTGACCCCCAGCCCGACCCCCAGCCCGACCCCCGGCCCGACCCCCGGCCCGACCCAGGACTCCGTTCCAAGCGAGGACTTTAAGAAGAGCGAGGAAGACGTGTCCCAGCCCGGGGACGGTGGGACGACTCAGAGCAACCGAGAGAAGGTTGTGTCCGTGGAGAAGGAGGGTTGTGCCACCGTGCTCATGATCCCAGAACGAGGCGTAGCTCAGGTCGTCTTAGCCGATGGAAGCGTCGTCACGGGGACCAGTCAGGGAACCTTTGAG GTGTCTCCGTCAAACGGCGGGCAACTGAAGATCCATGGCGATGGGACGTGCGCGTACACGAGCTCcggtccagcaggtggcgctacaGTCTACAGGATGAGCCACACGCACAGAGTAgcctgtgacatcacagaccCCCAGGGAAACCACTTCCAG GTGACGGAGAACGGAGACTCCTCTGTCTGTTTAGGGTCACGGGAGCAGGAGGCGGTCCAGGAACAGCAGTCCCAGCAGGAACATCTTCCCAG ATTGTTCCTGGTCCACGTGGACGGCTCAGGTCTGGAACTGCTGAGCTCTCCGACTGTGGAGGAAGAGTTCCATCAGGCCCGCTCCGATCCTGCCGTGGCCCTGCTGAAGGAGCCGCTGCCGGACTCAG GCGGCTTTGGTATCACCGTCCTGCGGCCCGCTCGCCGGAGTCTGTGGTCGCAGTGGACGGTGGGAAAAAGGCTCCCTGAGATCGCCCCGCCCAACCTCAGGAACCGCAGCTGGGCGGACTTCCCCCGCACAGAG AACAAGACTCCAGGTCCTGGCTTTGGGACCACCTTTGGAAAAGAGGCGTCTGGAGCGCCGCGCCGACCTATCAGGAGCTGCCCTGACGTTCTGGAGATGAGGGAGCTGTGTGAGCACCGGCCGCTCGGCAGCGTGGACCGGGACGCCCTGGACGCGCGTCTGATG GAATACATCGAGGCTCTGATGAGCAGGACGCAGCGGttagaggagatggaggtgaaggagcCTGGCGCCGCGCTGGAGACGCTTGGCACCACGGAAGCGTCCTGGCCTTCAGCAGCCGCCGGCCCTGCGTTCGCCAGGACGCCGTCAG aggtggCGGCCTTGTACGACCAGGGGCTCGCCGCCGCGCAGCGGCACGGGGGCGCACGGGACGCATCCTCCAG GGCCGCTGCTGGGAGGACGTCCGGATGGCCCGAACGTCTCAGGCGCCACAG GCAGGAACTCTCTCAGCACCAAACCCTCAGAGCTGCTCTCAGGGACAAGAGCTTTGTTCCGTACTTCCACCCAGAGAACCTCCCTCTGTACCAG aaCTTAGTGCAGCCGACCCCGTCCGCGGAGCCGTCTCCCGTCCGGAGGTCCGAGACGTCTGGCGTCTTCCTGCCTCAGCAGAGCTGTGAGTCCAGAGGGAGAGACTCTGGGTACGGGCTTCTTTTCAGACCTGCGTTTGACCTGCGTTTGTTCTCCGCAGCCCCCCGACCCTCCATCCCAGCTCCGCCTCAGTCCGACAG CGGCACGGCAggaagtgacaggaagtgtgagcGGTCGCTGTCAGACGCCGCCACGCAGACCTCGGGTCTGGTGAACGGAGCAGGAGGGTTTCTCTCCGCACCTGCGTGTCCCTCAG TTGGTGCTTCGTCTCCTCACTATAAATCCGTCTACGTGGACGTGACCGGGAAGCCCAGGAGCACCAGAGTCCGGCTGCCGGCGAGCGTCCTGAGCTCCGCAGGTCACTTTGAGCCCAACCAGAAG TTCCTGACGGTGGAAGAACCGGTGAAGAGAAGGTGTCGGCCCGTTTCTCTGAGCAGGGCTCAGGGGGCACTCAGAAGCTTCCAGCTGTTTCCCTCCACGGTGGACTTTGGCACGCTGGCAGAGGGAAGCTCCGCCTCCGTGACGGTGAGGATGAAGAATGTGGGCGTGGACCTGTGCAG GTTCCAAGTGAAGCAGCCTCCTCTGAAGACGGGCCTGCGAGTGCTGTACACGCCCGGGCCG GTGCCTGCAGGGCTGCACGTggatctgcagctccagctgctggcgACGGCTGCGGACGCCTCAGGAGCATCTCAGACCCGCATCCACCACGATCTCCTCATCCAGACTGAGCTGGAGATCCTCTACCTGCCCGTCACTGCTA CCATTTGTCTCCAGGCTCCATCGGACCAGGAAGCTCTACCTTTCAGAACCTGA